The Myxococcales bacterium genome includes a region encoding these proteins:
- a CDS encoding aminotransferase class IV, whose translation MSIRVYISGQIVEPEFAKVSVFDRGFLFGDSVYETVGTVRGRLFALQEHLDRLERSAARVALALPPRETIEAAVRSTVRAAENADARVRIVVTRGIGRSGDLDPHAATEAQLIVIVQPLNPPAPHLYEEGVGVEVVSVTRNHPGALDPAVKSGNYLTNVLALGEARTRRPGVHEAILCSPEGFIAEGATSNVFAVIDDVLVTPALSVGILPGITREKVLALARAENLPWRETTFSPDDFRRASEAFITSAARGILPVCRIDGQNLGSVCPGPLTRQLMVAYAALLDRELANEPVATSPLAESHA comes from the coding sequence ATGTCAATCCGTGTTTACATCTCGGGACAAATTGTGGAACCCGAGTTTGCCAAGGTCTCGGTTTTCGATCGCGGCTTCCTCTTCGGCGACAGCGTGTACGAGACCGTGGGCACGGTGCGGGGGCGGCTCTTTGCCTTGCAGGAGCATCTGGATCGGCTGGAGCGCTCGGCAGCGCGCGTCGCTTTGGCCTTGCCACCCAGGGAAACCATCGAAGCCGCAGTCCGCAGCACGGTCAGGGCTGCGGAAAACGCCGACGCCCGCGTGCGCATCGTCGTCACGCGAGGGATTGGCCGCTCGGGTGACCTCGATCCCCACGCCGCGACCGAAGCGCAGCTCATCGTCATCGTTCAACCCCTCAATCCGCCCGCGCCTCATCTTTACGAAGAAGGGGTCGGTGTGGAGGTGGTTTCGGTAACGCGCAACCATCCCGGTGCGCTCGATCCGGCCGTCAAGTCGGGCAACTATCTCACGAACGTTCTGGCGCTCGGAGAGGCGCGCACCCGCCGCCCTGGCGTGCACGAGGCGATCTTGTGTTCTCCCGAGGGCTTCATCGCAGAGGGCGCGACGAGCAACGTCTTCGCCGTCATCGATGACGTGCTCGTGACGCCTGCGCTGTCCGTGGGCATCCTGCCCGGAATCACGCGTGAAAAGGTGTTGGCGCTTGCGCGGGCCGAGAACCTCCCCTGGCGCGAGACCACGTTTTCCCCGGACGATTTTCGCCGCGCGTCCGAGGCGTTCATCACCAGCGCCGCACGCGGCATCTTGCCGGTCTGCCGCATCGATGGGCAGAACCTGGGCAGCGTTTGTCCCGGCCCCCTCACGCGACAGTTGATGGTGGCCTATGCGGCCCTGCTCGATCGAGAGCTGGCCAACGAGCCGGTTGCGACGAGCCCTCTTGCGGAGTCCCACGCGTGA
- a CDS encoding PilZ domain-containing protein — MFCPTTTPLISDTPVVIELVCKALPNRVMIKGIVLQWRPALPRLRVRAGVTVRFDEAEGQKVAFVTETLRGIRPPAPRRKHTRLPVALPATLRIEGQPLTSQVELREISVSGALVGGIAPPPIGTEVVLEFVPPGGEAPMDLAGRVLYHASEDGTGIRFLFREGGGSRRLRELVRRIKQA, encoded by the coding sequence GTGTTCTGTCCCACCACCACGCCGCTCATCAGCGACACGCCCGTGGTCATCGAGCTGGTGTGTAAGGCCCTGCCGAACCGGGTCATGATCAAGGGCATCGTGCTGCAGTGGCGACCGGCCCTGCCCCGCCTTCGTGTCCGCGCAGGCGTGACGGTGCGCTTCGACGAAGCCGAGGGGCAGAAGGTGGCGTTCGTGACCGAGACGCTCAGGGGCATTCGGCCCCCCGCCCCTCGCCGCAAGCACACCCGCCTGCCCGTGGCGCTTCCCGCGACCTTGCGCATCGAAGGCCAACCTCTGACGAGTCAGGTGGAGCTTCGCGAGATCAGCGTGAGTGGGGCTCTCGTGGGTGGCATTGCGCCCCCACCCATCGGGACCGAGGTCGTCCTCGAGTTCGTCCCCCCCGGAGGGGAGGCGCCCATGGACCTGGCAGGGCGCGTGCTTTACCACGCCAGCGAAGACGGCACGGGCATCCGCTTCCTTTTCAGGGAGGGAGGCGGCTCGCGGCGCTTACGCGAACTGGTCAGGCGCATCAAGCAGGCCTGA
- a CDS encoding FHA domain-containing protein, translating into MAEELLLLSPAQIEAAANVGRLARLAERLVEERSWSSVDMLLAHASLDVVPLDELAAAARAIDRALARMPEARSRRASIQKEISTLRAMAGAALAKRLRHDPLAADERDLLALAAELLLAAGDPREAARLFERSGEDLRAADAYGATGDLERMEACHQRIDERRGATRAVSELSRKVEGLIESGDRLAALLLLEAAPQPLLEASGMNTTRTDLAVRLRRGRGITLKVQHPEPRTLRFAGAPAVLGRDPACELPLRDPGVSRRHAVIIADGGRMVVEDAGSKAGTTMAGARLMGRVPLGHDMEISLGRLCRLTVTCNRPGLVRLEGQTGLDRAFKAIVAEGSVDLAEVFDGGAGVSLNLDGGVARLERLASQLVRVSGRFIGRSCDLLLGDTIEILGENEAMTLEVVA; encoded by the coding sequence ATGGCCGAGGAACTGCTACTCCTCTCGCCCGCCCAGATCGAGGCGGCGGCCAACGTTGGTCGGCTGGCGCGCCTGGCGGAGCGCCTCGTGGAAGAGAGGAGCTGGAGCTCGGTCGACATGCTCCTGGCTCACGCCTCCCTGGACGTCGTCCCACTCGACGAGCTTGCCGCCGCCGCGCGGGCCATCGACCGCGCGCTGGCCCGCATGCCCGAAGCGCGCAGTCGCCGGGCCTCCATCCAGAAAGAGATCTCCACCCTGCGCGCCATGGCCGGAGCGGCGCTGGCCAAGCGGCTCCGACACGATCCCCTCGCGGCCGACGAGCGCGACCTGCTGGCGCTGGCAGCCGAGCTGCTCTTGGCGGCCGGCGATCCCCGCGAGGCAGCCCGTTTATTCGAACGGTCGGGCGAGGACCTGCGCGCCGCAGACGCCTACGGCGCTACGGGAGATCTCGAGCGGATGGAGGCCTGCCACCAGCGAATCGACGAGCGACGGGGCGCGACCCGCGCGGTCTCGGAGCTCTCCCGAAAGGTGGAAGGGTTGATCGAGTCTGGAGATCGCCTCGCAGCTTTGTTGCTGCTGGAAGCAGCACCGCAGCCTCTTCTCGAAGCGTCGGGGATGAACACCACGCGAACCGATTTGGCTGTCAGACTCCGGCGCGGTCGCGGCATCACCCTCAAGGTCCAACATCCCGAGCCCAGGACGCTCCGCTTTGCGGGGGCGCCCGCCGTACTGGGGCGGGATCCCGCTTGCGAGCTGCCCTTGCGCGATCCGGGCGTCTCCCGGCGTCACGCCGTCATCATTGCCGATGGTGGTCGCATGGTGGTGGAAGATGCAGGCTCCAAAGCGGGGACGACGATGGCAGGGGCCCGCTTGATGGGAAGGGTGCCGCTTGGGCACGACATGGAGATCAGCCTCGGCCGCCTGTGTCGTCTCACGGTCACCTGCAACCGCCCGGGTCTCGTGAGACTCGAGGGCCAGACGGGGCTGGATCGGGCCTTCAAGGCCATCGTGGCAGAGGGATCCGTGGACCTGGCAGAGGTGTTCGATGGAGGGGCTGGGGTGAGCCTCAACCTGGACGGAGGGGTCGCACGCCTCGAGCGCCTGGCGAGTCAGTTGGTTCGGGTGAGCGGGCGCTTCATCGGACGAAGCTGCGATCTCCTGCTCGGCGACACCATCGAGATCCTGGGTGAAAACGAGGCGATGACCCTGGAAGTCGTGGCATGA
- a CDS encoding serine/threonine protein kinase: MSGGSRDRLPLLRTKLAAAPHDERSRLELAQALSTAGEADAAKATAAPLLDSYDDEVWEQSMSLLGHLHERAGEHNEALKLWERLLALDVDHPAARAHLQRLNRALVPATPLPRMPLRPEATLLSPEGVIAARYEILAELGRGTTSTVFLARDAHLDLQVALKVLHPFLAASSRSELRQRFFREARLAAGLRHPGVVAIYDLDEETRSLAMEYLPMGTLRHRLNDLGQDGQAMPLEEVRATTKALLATLAAVHDAGLLHGDLKPRNILLRGTGCPVLGDFGVARLLSANPQASGVGPAGTPLYFAPEQLLGADSSVRTDLFAMGAIVWEMAAGRPMRTRADLTSGRFEAPPFPSEVTPTWRITAPDLLDLVAALTAAEPAARPLNAQAALAILG, from the coding sequence ATGAGCGGCGGGTCCCGAGACCGACTGCCCCTGCTACGGACAAAGCTGGCGGCAGCCCCCCACGATGAGCGTTCGCGTCTGGAACTGGCGCAGGCGTTGTCGACCGCCGGCGAGGCAGACGCTGCCAAGGCCACGGCCGCGCCCCTCCTCGATTCTTACGACGACGAAGTCTGGGAGCAGTCGATGAGCCTGCTTGGCCACTTACACGAGCGGGCGGGCGAGCACAACGAGGCCTTGAAACTCTGGGAGAGGCTGTTGGCCCTCGACGTGGATCACCCCGCCGCACGTGCTCACCTGCAGAGGCTGAACCGAGCCCTCGTGCCGGCCACGCCTTTACCTCGCATGCCGCTTCGACCCGAGGCCACCTTGCTCTCACCGGAAGGGGTCATTGCGGCGCGGTACGAGATCTTGGCGGAGCTGGGGCGCGGCACCACGTCTACCGTGTTTTTGGCGCGAGATGCCCATTTGGATCTCCAGGTGGCGTTGAAGGTGCTGCACCCGTTCCTTGCGGCCAGCAGCCGCAGCGAGCTTCGCCAGCGCTTTTTTCGTGAAGCCCGGTTGGCGGCCGGATTGCGCCACCCGGGCGTCGTGGCGATTTATGATCTCGACGAAGAGACCCGCAGCCTCGCGATGGAGTACCTGCCCATGGGGACCCTCCGCCACAGACTGAACGACCTGGGACAGGACGGGCAGGCGATGCCGCTCGAAGAGGTGAGGGCCACGACCAAGGCCCTCTTGGCTACCCTGGCAGCCGTGCACGACGCGGGTCTTCTGCACGGCGACCTCAAGCCACGCAACATTCTCTTACGGGGTACCGGGTGCCCGGTACTCGGAGACTTCGGTGTAGCGCGCTTGCTGTCGGCAAATCCCCAAGCCTCCGGGGTGGGCCCGGCGGGCACGCCGCTTTACTTCGCGCCGGAGCAGCTTTTGGGCGCCGACTCCAGCGTGCGAACGGACTTGTTTGCGATGGGTGCCATCGTGTGGGAGATGGCGGCGGGACGCCCCATGCGCACCCGAGCCGACTTGACGAGCGGCCGCTTCGAGGCCCCGCCTTTCCCGAGTGAGGTGACGCCTACCTGGCGCATCACGGCTCCGGACCTCCTCGACCTCGTGGCCGCCTTGACCGCCGCAGAGCCTGCCGCGCGGCCGCTGAACGCTCAGGCAGCGCTCGCGATTCTGGGTTGA